The following are encoded in a window of Chloroflexia bacterium SDU3-3 genomic DNA:
- a CDS encoding DUF11 domain-containing protein, whose product MRALRTCLSLLFAFTLLCWVGLSGTLATPAASAQTSSPLIVLSQQLMGATSPIPSGKPFKIRLTYECSGSTGTGCSDVALTTTLPSSITQVAHTEDSNVQSFSYNPATGQATWLMKPLALGTTGQFELTVQFNTGTTSNGTSATITAGATSSNATPQNPGDIVATASASDQTTVNKIVIAPGTADSDTVYRIAVCTASGSGEGALNATGVNVVDLLPAGASFISAIPSPASVATVGGRTQLTWAPQDVQVPSCAYYLVRVVFPTGANAVGDSRTNDATVSYTPYGGSLVTTAVATTHTIPVGNPGFTGSKSANLDYAIVGSGIEYALGAQNTGNANLTNVQIVDNIPDNLDVTKIDTNGAEITAVEYQKNGSSTWVGGVPTGAGVAVASFPGFVAGDYVSALRFTIGSLPVYTAVGGITIYSTVINPPNGGGPAAPMPLLITNTLQGSTTYGGSTVTMANTPSATIDTDQPEPRPTLSKTANTNSVNPNDKVTYTVSLENRGYPTNSLDAPQLSDLLPAEVTYLAGSWAAVGTLPPGCETPAFSATPNYGGTGRTLLRWDWASTACKLYAGDPEAKPRVPGDTIRLSYQVQVNPGIATGTVLPNHVALTNYTNIPSDVKPIDCTDTTDRAIYTSNGSDPAKFCSIASTDVTILSSAQIESAKWVKGQLDSDFSRDPVVGRTVRGGNLTFAMVLNNTGNIDFNNLQVIDLLPYKDADATPTSNVGTRDQASLGTAWTPYLAEPIDVMPAVPGLVIYYSSEENPCRPLVVDSHPDATCTPMTVGTTAGPGMWSTNLPADPTAIRSVWFKFPAGYTLQRGQQVRFEYTMYAPSDAPLATAGGDGNFGNNDDTNVAWNTFAYRVNRADDSSTLVAQPPRVGIEVATDSTTASYGNYVWHDTDADGTQDEGPESGINGVTVNLYTSAGVLVGTRVTNYDSTGNPGYYLFGGLTPGDYYAEFVLPDGYSFTNPNLGGDATKDSDGSIVVSPTVRRTATETLTAGEENLTYDQGLTTPPVSIGNRVWFDTNNNSLLDAGELGISGVAVDLFRDANDDGVLTGFEHYPVATATTNGTGYYLFTQQDLLNGAAITPVSLQPGSYIVGMNKSNFSTGGALVGYYSSGTHMLGTGETAEVAPADTNTDTDSDDNGALVRTTPANTTPFYLGGVLSSATLLSASEPTGETSAVGIANQAPGGVAIADDHSNETVDFGFYTLKMGNLVWKDDGSGANYNNGVKDADENGLSGVTVKLYTADGVTEIPVGPDGILGTADDTTGGVTTDASGHYSFGGLADSTYTGQPSAGYVVKITAPTGLVSSADKASTASPSNDLDEGTDENGIGTGGGVIASASNASAFLLEAGEVAATVTVDNPTGTTTNPTVDFGLVPIYSLGNRVWYDTNNSGTVDGAEVGINGVQVDLYYADASGNPTGARLATQNTSNGGYYLFTGRYQGDYVVVLPAGNFASGQPLRGYASSTGSTDDTDVDSDDSGRAGTGSYATSIVSSKITLGAGDSEPTGEPATPGHTDTTVDARSNTTVDFGFYRLTMGNLLWHDVNNDGLYQASGIDGIAGNTDDEKGISGVLVQLYDSTNALVATTTTNTSGLYTFDRITQGALAGHGLLAGSYTVTIPASEFASGKPLFGFYSSLQSTAAPDPDTNVDSDDNGAPSAGTLVTLPFSLTPGSEAGKPSKVITNSNGTTNDPTIDVGVHTMSIGNLVWHDLNNDGLKDATEPGVDGVTVRLYADSNKDGVADGAALATDTTSNGGHYLFNGLTDGSSYLVEIDLPAGYTSSNGQIDDLTASTPYEPGIAESGSAADDGKDHGTRSGSVVRSGTITLGANTEPTGEADTAVSSGKANSATDSNSQFTIDFGIYAPLSLGNMVWIDANNDGIYQITETMAPDGVKVSLYWDQNGDSSISGGETTAVRTTTTSGGLYLFDTLVPGNYRVALDASNFTAGGLLAGYVSSTGALGNATGPNEGAATPAPDTNIDGDDNGTTVSGEVRTAALVTLSAGSEPTGETPDNDPITPDANENLTVDFGVFLPASLGDYVWVDANRDGDQGIAEGGVDGITVRLYDGATLLATALTGDDPNTAGAQHGYYHFPNLEANKTYTVKLDNPANFSSGGPLFGYVLTTADAASASDATDSDAAIVGGFASITAATGAAGTDTPTYDVGFYPVASLGDYVWIDTNANGVQDAGENGVDGVTVSLYNGATLVGTATTGDNPATPATETGYYHFANLYPSTTYTVKLDNAADFTTGGPLAGYALSVRDQGGNDATDSDADTIGGVPTIGAAPTGAAGSDTPTYDFGFFQAAALGDYVWLDANADGVQDAGETGIDGVTVSLFTTNGADGIAGNADDTLPVATTVTGDNPATPATEQGFYLFTGLRPSTTYTVKLDRAADYTSGPLAGLVLTTQDQPATTDQLDSDAALVSGLAQITTAPTGAVGSSTLTYDFGFFLPAALGDFVWHDTNGNGTQDAGETGIDGVTVSLFTASGADGIAGNADDALPVASALTGDNPATPATEQGFYTFLGLRPNTTYTLRLDNAADYTSGPLAPYRLTAQDSGADNAKDSDAAIVSGVAQITAAPTGAAGSNTPTYDVGFVAPAALGDFVWDDANRNGTQDATETGIDGVTVNLYAADGTTLIATTVTGDNPATPATEQGFYSFTGLLPNTSYVVKFNNPADYASGGPLFGYVLTTADAAAASDATDSDASVVAGTNQISATTGVENTDTPTFDAGFYGITGLGDYVWLDTNSDGVQDATETGIDGVTVNLYAADGTTLIATTVTGDNPATPATETGYYHFASLEANTTYIIKLDNPSDTAAGGPLAGTLLTTANAASATDLTDSDATLVGAIPSITATTGAIGSDDPTNDFGFVKSYALGNRVWFDTNNDGIHDSDERGVAGVMVQLYSDTNTNGYDATDTLLGQTTTNADGYYLFSSLPAGSYSLVIPESSFTTGGALVGYWSSLTGYSTAGALAETAAPSPDGDIDSDDNGTMVGTLGQPGGYVASLTVTLGSGTTDDEPTGEDDPTDGIADATPDARSNITVDFGFYTASLGNLVWHDTNNSGTFQPNGADGIAGNADDETGIAAVVVELWPADSAGATAGASPIQTATTLAGGSFSFVGLPQGSYIVRLAQSNFATGGALEAFRSSTGGVSLTSGAFEPAPSPNDGTDSDDNGTMVIKAGLIETIDSQPITLQPGTSATGSGITVDNPSGSTSNTTVDFGVYKPLSLGNTVWLDLNNSGTQEVREDGVPGVQVQLFRGGVEVPVGPDGVLGTADDALGGVLTDASGHYLFQMLTPGQYVVVVTPPAGYSSSTGKISTNQDQSGPYEPAPSPNDDIDGNDDGTLSSGVISSLPITLISGGEPVNDGDTDAQTNLTVDFGIFQPASIGSLVWVDTDGDGVHDPGENGAPGITVTLYDQSGTPIATTTTNTDGSWFFGSLPGGTYTVGFSNLPPDFTFSPAHQGDPSSDSDVDPNTGMTDTITITPGTHDTTIFAGILPIPPTAITLLSFTASYEQGAAVLRWATGAEVDSLGFHIYRSATPDRAAAERVSAALIPAQHPNGGSYAWADASATGGQRFYYWLEEIGTDGMAHTYGPATLAAPSATTTTIYLPIVTR is encoded by the coding sequence ATGCGCGCCCTTCGCACGTGCCTGAGTCTGCTCTTTGCGTTCACGTTGCTGTGCTGGGTTGGTCTGAGCGGCACGCTCGCCACCCCCGCCGCATCCGCTCAAACGTCCAGCCCGCTGATCGTACTGAGCCAGCAGCTGATGGGGGCCACATCGCCCATCCCCAGCGGCAAGCCTTTTAAGATCCGCCTCACCTACGAGTGTAGCGGCTCGACTGGCACGGGCTGCAGCGATGTGGCGCTGACCACCACGCTACCCAGCTCGATCACGCAGGTGGCGCACACCGAAGACTCGAATGTGCAGAGCTTTAGCTACAACCCGGCCACCGGGCAGGCCACCTGGCTGATGAAGCCGCTGGCGCTGGGCACCACCGGCCAGTTTGAGCTGACGGTGCAGTTCAACACCGGCACCACCAGTAATGGCACCTCGGCGACGATCACCGCCGGGGCGACATCCAGCAACGCCACGCCCCAGAACCCCGGCGATATCGTGGCGACGGCCAGCGCGAGCGATCAGACCACCGTCAACAAGATCGTCATCGCCCCTGGCACCGCCGACTCCGACACGGTCTACCGCATCGCCGTCTGCACCGCCAGCGGCAGCGGCGAGGGCGCGCTGAACGCCACCGGCGTGAACGTGGTGGATCTGCTGCCTGCGGGGGCCAGCTTCATCTCGGCCATCCCTAGCCCAGCCTCGGTGGCGACCGTGGGCGGGCGCACCCAGCTGACATGGGCACCGCAGGATGTGCAGGTGCCCTCGTGCGCCTACTACCTGGTGCGCGTGGTGTTCCCAACTGGCGCAAATGCCGTGGGCGACAGCCGCACCAACGACGCCACGGTGTCGTACACGCCCTACGGCGGCTCGCTGGTGACAACGGCGGTAGCGACCACCCACACCATCCCAGTGGGCAACCCCGGCTTTACGGGCAGCAAGTCGGCCAATCTGGATTATGCTATTGTCGGCTCGGGTATCGAGTATGCGCTTGGGGCGCAGAATACTGGCAACGCCAACCTGACCAATGTCCAGATCGTGGACAACATCCCCGACAACCTGGATGTGACCAAGATCGACACGAATGGTGCCGAGATCACGGCGGTAGAGTATCAGAAGAACGGCAGCAGCACCTGGGTCGGCGGTGTGCCGACTGGTGCGGGTGTGGCGGTGGCCAGCTTCCCCGGCTTTGTGGCGGGCGACTATGTCTCGGCGCTGCGCTTCACCATCGGCAGCCTGCCCGTGTACACCGCTGTCGGCGGCATCACGATCTACAGCACGGTGATCAACCCGCCAAACGGCGGCGGGCCTGCCGCACCCATGCCGCTGCTGATCACCAACACCCTGCAGGGCTCGACCACCTACGGCGGCTCGACGGTGACCATGGCCAACACGCCGTCGGCCACAATCGACACCGACCAGCCGGAGCCGCGCCCAACCCTGAGCAAGACCGCAAACACCAACTCGGTCAACCCCAACGACAAGGTGACGTACACGGTCAGCCTAGAGAATCGCGGCTACCCGACCAACTCGCTAGACGCGCCGCAGCTCTCCGACCTGCTGCCAGCAGAGGTGACGTATCTGGCGGGCAGCTGGGCAGCGGTGGGCACCCTGCCGCCTGGCTGCGAGACCCCGGCCTTCAGCGCCACGCCCAACTACGGTGGCACAGGCCGCACCCTACTGCGCTGGGACTGGGCATCTACCGCATGTAAACTCTACGCTGGCGACCCCGAGGCCAAGCCGCGCGTGCCTGGCGACACCATCCGGCTCTCGTATCAGGTGCAGGTGAACCCCGGCATCGCCACGGGCACCGTTCTGCCTAACCACGTTGCGCTCACCAACTACACCAACATCCCCAGCGATGTGAAGCCGATCGACTGCACCGACACCACCGACCGGGCCATCTACACCAGCAACGGATCGGACCCGGCGAAGTTTTGCTCAATCGCTTCCACCGATGTGACCATCCTCTCATCGGCCCAGATCGAGTCGGCCAAATGGGTGAAGGGCCAGCTCGACAGCGACTTCAGCCGCGACCCAGTGGTAGGCCGCACCGTGCGCGGCGGCAACCTCACATTTGCGATGGTGCTCAACAACACCGGCAACATCGACTTCAACAACCTGCAGGTGATCGACCTGCTGCCCTACAAGGATGCCGACGCCACACCAACATCGAACGTGGGCACCCGCGATCAGGCCTCGCTTGGAACCGCCTGGACGCCCTACCTCGCAGAGCCGATCGATGTGATGCCTGCGGTGCCCGGCCTCGTCATCTACTATAGCTCCGAGGAAAACCCCTGCCGACCACTGGTGGTCGATAGCCACCCCGACGCCACCTGCACGCCCATGACCGTGGGCACCACCGCCGGGCCTGGCATGTGGAGCACGAACCTGCCCGCCGACCCGACCGCCATCCGCTCGGTCTGGTTCAAGTTCCCGGCTGGCTACACGCTGCAGCGCGGCCAGCAGGTGCGCTTCGAGTACACCATGTATGCCCCCAGCGACGCCCCGCTGGCCACCGCAGGCGGCGACGGCAACTTCGGCAACAACGACGACACCAATGTGGCCTGGAACACCTTCGCCTACCGCGTAAACCGCGCCGACGACAGCAGCACGCTGGTGGCACAGCCGCCCCGCGTGGGTATCGAGGTGGCGACCGACAGCACGACGGCCAGCTATGGCAACTATGTCTGGCACGACACCGATGCGGATGGCACCCAAGACGAAGGGCCGGAAAGCGGCATCAACGGCGTGACCGTGAACCTGTACACCTCGGCAGGGGTGCTGGTGGGCACGCGCGTCACCAACTACGATAGCACGGGCAACCCCGGCTACTACCTGTTCGGTGGCCTCACCCCAGGCGACTACTACGCCGAATTTGTGCTGCCCGATGGCTATAGCTTCACCAACCCCAACCTGGGCGGCGACGCCACCAAAGACAGCGACGGATCGATCGTGGTAAGCCCGACGGTGCGCCGCACCGCGACCGAGACGCTGACAGCTGGCGAGGAGAATCTCACCTACGACCAGGGCCTGACCACGCCGCCGGTGAGCATCGGCAACCGCGTGTGGTTCGACACCAACAACAACAGCCTGCTCGACGCGGGCGAGCTGGGCATCAGCGGCGTGGCGGTGGACCTGTTCCGCGACGCCAACGACGATGGCGTGCTGACGGGATTCGAGCACTACCCCGTGGCCACCGCCACCACCAACGGCACCGGCTACTACCTGTTCACCCAACAGGATCTGCTCAACGGCGCAGCGATCACGCCCGTGTCGCTCCAGCCCGGCTCCTACATTGTCGGCATGAACAAGTCGAACTTCAGCACGGGCGGCGCGCTGGTGGGCTACTATAGCAGCGGCACCCACATGCTCGGCACCGGCGAAACCGCCGAGGTGGCACCAGCCGACACCAACACCGACACCGACAGCGACGACAACGGCGCGCTGGTGCGCACCACTCCTGCGAATACTACGCCATTCTACCTGGGCGGCGTGCTCAGCTCGGCCACGCTGCTGAGCGCCAGCGAACCGACAGGCGAGACCAGCGCCGTGGGCATCGCCAACCAGGCCCCCGGCGGCGTGGCCATCGCCGATGACCACAGCAACGAGACCGTAGACTTCGGCTTCTACACGCTGAAGATGGGCAACCTTGTGTGGAAGGACGACGGCAGCGGCGCGAACTACAACAACGGCGTGAAGGACGCCGACGAAAATGGCCTCAGCGGGGTGACGGTGAAGCTCTACACCGCCGACGGCGTAACCGAGATTCCGGTGGGGCCTGACGGTATCCTGGGCACCGCCGACGACACAACCGGCGGCGTGACCACCGACGCAAGCGGCCACTATAGCTTCGGCGGCCTGGCCGACTCGACCTACACCGGCCAGCCCAGCGCGGGCTACGTGGTGAAGATCACCGCGCCCACCGGGCTGGTGAGCAGCGCCGACAAGGCTAGCACCGCCTCGCCTAGCAACGACCTAGATGAGGGCACCGACGAGAACGGCATCGGCACCGGCGGCGGCGTGATCGCCAGCGCCAGTAACGCCAGCGCCTTCCTGCTGGAAGCGGGCGAGGTCGCGGCGACGGTTACGGTAGACAACCCCACCGGCACCACCACCAACCCCACTGTGGACTTCGGCCTTGTGCCGATCTACTCGCTGGGCAACCGCGTGTGGTACGACACCAACAACAGCGGTACGGTCGACGGCGCGGAGGTGGGCATCAACGGCGTCCAGGTAGATCTCTACTACGCCGATGCCAGCGGGAACCCGACCGGCGCACGCCTGGCGACCCAGAACACCTCAAATGGCGGCTACTACCTGTTCACCGGGCGCTACCAGGGCGACTATGTGGTGGTGCTGCCTGCCGGGAACTTCGCCAGCGGCCAGCCGCTGCGTGGCTACGCCAGCAGCACCGGCAGCACCGATGACACCGACGTGGATTCGGACGACAGCGGGCGGGCGGGGACTGGCAGCTACGCCACATCCATCGTGAGCAGCAAGATCACGCTCGGCGCGGGCGACAGCGAGCCGACGGGCGAGCCTGCCACACCCGGCCACACCGACACCACCGTGGATGCCCGCTCGAACACGACGGTCGACTTCGGCTTCTACCGCCTAACCATGGGCAACCTGCTCTGGCACGATGTCAACAACGACGGCCTGTATCAGGCCAGCGGCATCGATGGCATTGCCGGAAATACCGATGATGAGAAGGGCATCAGCGGCGTGTTGGTCCAGCTCTACGACTCGACCAACGCCCTGGTGGCCACCACTACCACCAACACCAGCGGCCTGTATACCTTCGACCGCATCACCCAGGGCGCGCTTGCGGGCCATGGCCTGCTGGCTGGAAGCTACACCGTCACCATCCCCGCCAGCGAGTTCGCCTCGGGCAAGCCGCTCTTCGGCTTCTACAGCAGCCTGCAGAGCACCGCTGCGCCCGACCCCGACACCAACGTCGATAGCGACGACAACGGCGCGCCGAGCGCTGGCACACTTGTGACTTTGCCCTTCTCCCTCACGCCCGGCAGCGAGGCAGGCAAGCCCAGCAAGGTCATCACCAACAGCAACGGCACCACCAACGACCCGACCATCGACGTTGGCGTGCACACCATGAGCATCGGTAACCTGGTGTGGCACGACCTGAACAACGATGGCCTGAAGGACGCCACGGAGCCAGGGGTGGATGGTGTGACCGTGCGCCTGTACGCCGATAGCAACAAGGATGGCGTGGCCGATGGGGCTGCGCTGGCCACCGACACCACGTCGAACGGCGGGCACTACCTGTTCAACGGCCTGACCGATGGCAGCTCCTATCTTGTCGAGATCGATCTGCCCGCTGGCTACACATCCAGCAACGGCCAGATCGACGACCTAACCGCATCTACGCCCTACGAGCCGGGCATCGCCGAGAGCGGCAGCGCCGCCGATGATGGCAAGGACCACGGCACACGCTCAGGCAGCGTGGTGCGCAGCGGAACCATCACCCTTGGCGCAAACACCGAGCCGACGGGCGAGGCCGACACCGCAGTCTCATCGGGCAAGGCCAACAGCGCCACCGACAGCAACAGCCAGTTCACCATCGACTTCGGCATCTACGCGCCGCTGAGCCTGGGCAACATGGTCTGGATCGATGCCAATAACGACGGCATCTACCAGATCACCGAGACCATGGCCCCGGATGGCGTGAAGGTCAGCCTCTACTGGGACCAGAACGGCGACAGCAGCATCAGCGGCGGCGAGACCACCGCCGTGCGCACCACCACCACATCGGGCGGGCTATACCTGTTCGACACGCTGGTGCCTGGGAACTACCGCGTAGCGCTCGACGCCAGCAACTTCACCGCCGGAGGTCTGCTGGCGGGCTATGTGAGCAGCACCGGCGCTCTGGGCAACGCCACCGGCCCGAACGAGGGCGCTGCCACCCCCGCGCCGGATACCAACATCGACGGCGACGACAACGGCACCACCGTCTCTGGCGAGGTGCGCACCGCAGCCCTGGTGACGCTGTCCGCAGGCAGCGAGCCAACCGGCGAGACCCCGGACAACGACCCGATAACGCCCGACGCCAACGAAAACCTGACGGTGGACTTCGGCGTGTTTCTGCCCGCATCGCTTGGCGACTATGTGTGGGTGGATGCGAACCGCGACGGCGACCAGGGCATAGCCGAGGGCGGCGTGGACGGCATCACCGTGCGCCTGTATGATGGCGCAACCCTGCTGGCCACGGCGCTCACCGGGGATGACCCCAACACAGCGGGGGCGCAGCACGGCTACTACCACTTCCCCAACCTGGAGGCCAACAAGACCTACACGGTGAAGCTGGACAATCCCGCCAACTTCAGCAGCGGCGGGCCGCTCTTCGGCTATGTCCTCACCACCGCCGATGCCGCCTCGGCCAGCGACGCGACCGATAGCGACGCGGCGATAGTGGGCGGCTTCGCAAGCATCACCGCAGCCACCGGCGCGGCTGGCACCGACACGCCCACCTACGACGTTGGCTTCTACCCGGTGGCCTCGCTGGGCGACTATGTGTGGATCGACACCAACGCCAACGGCGTGCAGGACGCGGGCGAAAACGGGGTGGACGGTGTGACCGTCAGCCTGTACAACGGCGCGACCTTGGTCGGCACTGCCACCACCGGCGACAACCCGGCCACGCCCGCCACCGAAACCGGCTACTACCACTTCGCCAACCTCTACCCCAGCACCACCTATACGGTGAAGCTGGATAACGCCGCCGACTTTACCACCGGCGGCCCGCTCGCGGGCTACGCGCTCAGCGTGCGCGACCAAGGCGGCAACGACGCGACCGACTCCGACGCCGACACCATCGGCGGCGTGCCCACCATCGGCGCGGCTCCCACCGGCGCGGCAGGATCCGACACGCCCACCTACGACTTTGGCTTCTTCCAGGCCGCCGCCCTCGGCGATTATGTCTGGCTCGATGCCAACGCCGACGGCGTCCAGGACGCAGGCGAGACCGGCATCGACGGCGTCACCGTCTCGCTCTTCACCACGAACGGGGCCGACGGCATCGCCGGGAATGCCGACGACACCCTGCCCGTGGCCACCACCGTGACCGGCGACAACCCCGCCACGCCTGCCACCGAGCAGGGCTTCTACCTGTTCACCGGCCTGCGCCCCAGCACCACCTACACCGTGAAGCTGGACCGCGCCGCCGACTACACCTCCGGCCCGCTCGCTGGCCTTGTGCTCACCACCCAGGACCAGCCCGCCACCACCGACCAGCTCGACAGCGACGCCGCGCTCGTCTCCGGCCTGGCCCAGATCACCACAGCCCCTACCGGCGCGGTCGGCTCCTCCACCCTGACCTACGACTTCGGCTTCTTTCTGCCCGCCGCGCTGGGCGACTTCGTCTGGCACGACACCAACGGCAACGGCACCCAGGATGCGGGCGAAACCGGCATCGACGGCGTCACCGTCTCGCTCTTCACCGCGAGCGGGGCCGACGGCATCGCCGGGAATGCCGACGACGCGCTGCCCGTGGCCTCCGCCCTCACCGGCGACAACCCGGCCACCCCAGCCACCGAGCAGGGCTTCTACACCTTCCTCGGCCTGCGGCCCAACACCACCTACACCCTGAGGCTCGACAACGCCGCCGACTACACCTCCGGCCCGCTCGCGCCCTACCGCCTCACGGCCCAGGACAGCGGCGCGGACAACGCCAAGGATAGCGACGCCGCCATCGTCTCGGGTGTCGCCCAGATCACCGCCGCCCCAACCGGCGCGGCTGGCTCCAACACCCCCACCTACGACGTCGGCTTCGTGGCCCCCGCCGCGCTGGGCGATTTCGTCTGGGATGATGCCAACCGCAACGGCACCCAGGACGCGACCGAGACGGGTATCGACGGCGTGACGGTCAACCTGTACGCCGCCGACGGCACCACGCTGATCGCCACCACCGTGACCGGCGACAACCCGGCCACGCCCGCCACCGAGCAGGGCTTCTACTCCTTCACCGGCCTGCTGCCCAACACCAGCTACGTCGTGAAGTTCAACAACCCCGCCGACTACGCCAGCGGCGGCCCGCTCTTCGGCTATGTCCTCACCACCGCCGATGCCGCCGCAGCCAGCGATGCGACCGATAGCGACGCCTCGGTAGTGGCTGGAACCAACCAGATCAGCGCGACCACGGGCGTGGAGAACACCGACACGCCCACCTTCGACGCTGGCTTCTACGGTATCACTGGCCTAGGCGACTACGTCTGGCTGGATACCAACAGCGATGGGGTGCAGGATGCGACCGAGACCGGCATCGATGGCGTGACAGTGAACCTGTACGCCGCCGATGGCACCACGCTGATCGCCACCACCGTGACCGGCGACAACCCGGCCACGCCCGCTACCGAAACCGGCTACTACCACTTTGCCAGCCTGGAGGCCAACACCACCTACATCATCAAGCTGGACAACCCCAGCGACACGGCGGCTGGCGGCCCGCTGGCGGGCACGCTGCTCACCACGGCCAACGCGGCAAGCGCCACCGACCTGACCGACTCTGACGCGACGCTGGTGGGCGCTATCCCCAGCATCACCGCCACGACCGGGGCGATCGGCAGCGATGACCCGACCAACGACTTTGGCTTTGTGAAGAGCTACGCGCTGGGCAACCGCGTGTGGTTCGACACCAATAACGACGGCATACACGACTCGGATGAGCGCGGCGTGGCGGGCGTGATGGTGCAGCTGTACAGCGACACCAATACCAACGGCTACGATGCCACCGACACGCTGCTGGGGCAGACCACTACCAACGCCGACGGCTACTATCTGTTCAGCAGCCTGCCCGCCGGAAGCTACTCGCTGGTCATCCCCGAGAGCAGCTTCACCACTGGCGGCGCGCTGGTGGGCTACTGGAGCAGCCTGACCGGCTACAGCACCGCCGGAGCGCTGGCCGAGACCGCCGCGCCCAGCCCCGACGGCGACATCGACAGCGATGACAACGGCACCATGGTCGGTACGCTGGGCCAGCCCGGCGGCTACGTGGCCAGCCTCACCGTCACCCTGGGCAGCGGCACAACCGACGACGAGCCGACCGGCGAGGATGACCCGACCGACGGCATCGCCGATGCCACCCCCGACGCCCGCTCGAACATCACGGTGGACTTCGGCTTCTACACGGCCTCGCTGGGCAACCTGGTGTGGCACGACACCAACAACAGCGGCACGTTCCAGCCAAACGGCGCGGACGGCATTGCCGGAAACGCCGACGACGAGACCGGCATCGCCGCGGTGGTGGTAGAGCTGTGGCCCGCCGACAGCGCAGGCGCGACGGCGGGGGCGAGCCCCATCCAGACCGCCACAACCCTGGCCGGCGGCAGCTTCAGCTTCGTGGGGCTGCCGCAGGGCAGCTACATCGTGCGGCTGGCCCAGAGCAACTTCGCCACCGGCGGCGCGCTGGAGGCCTTCCGCAGCAGCACGGGCGGCGTCTCGCTCACCTCGGGCGCGTTCGAGCCTGCGCCCAGCCCGAACGACGGCACCGACAGCGACGACAACGGCACCATGGTGATCAAGGCGGGCCTGATCGAGACCATCGACAGCCAGCCGATCACGCTGCAGCCGGGCACATCGGCCACGGGCAGTGGCATCACGGTGGACAACCCCAGCGGCTCGACCAGCAACACCACCGTTGACTTCGGGGTGTACAAGCCGCTGAGCCTGGGCAACACCGTCTGGCTCGACCTGAACAACTCAGGCACGCAGGAGGTGCGTGAGGATGGTGTGCCGGGCGTGCAGGTGCAGCTCTTCCGCGGCGGCGTCGAGGTGCCGGTCGGCCCCGATGGCGTGCTGGGCACCGCCGATGACGCCCTGGGCGGGGTGCTGACCGATGCCAGCGGCCACTACCTGTTCCAGATGCTCACGCCTGGCCAGTATGTGGTGGTGGTTACGCCGCCCGCCGGGTACAGCTCCAGCACCGGCAAGATCAGCACCAACCAGGATCAGAGCGGCCCCTATGAGCCAGCGCCCAGCCCGAATGACGATATCGATGGGAATGATGATGGCACGCTCAGCAGCGGCGTTATCAGCAGCCTGCCGATCACGCTGATCTCGGGCGGCGAGCCGGTGAACGATGGCGATACCGACGCGCAGACCAACCTGACGGTCGACTTCGGTATCTTCCAGCCCGCCAGCATCGGCAGCCTAGTGTGGGTCGACACCGATGGCGATGGCGTGCACGACCCCGGTGAGAACGGTGCGCCCGGCATCACCGTGACGCTCTACGACCAGAGCGGCACGCCGATCGCCACCACCACCACAAACACCGATGGCTCCTGGTTCTTCGGCAGCCTGCCCGGCGGCACCTACACGGTCGGCTTCAGCAACCTGCCGCCGGACTTCACCTTCAGCCCTGCGCACCAGGGCGACCCAAGCAGCGACAGCGATGTCGACCCGAACACCGGCATGACCGACACGATCACGATCACGCCTGGCACGCACGACACCACCATCTTCGCTGGTATCCTGCCCATCCCGCCCACGGCGATCACGCTGCTGAGCTTCACCGCCAGCTACGAGCAGGGTGCGGCGGTGCTGCGCTGGGCCACCGGCGCGGAGGTGGACAGCCTCGGCTTCCACATCTACCGCAGCGCCACGCCCGACCGCGCGGCGGCAGAGCGGGTGAGCGCCGCGCTCATCCCGGCCCAGCACCCGAACGGCGGCAGCTACGCCTGGGCCGATGCCAGCGCCACCGGGGGCCAGCGGTTCTACTACTGGCTTGAGGAGATCGGCACCGATGGCATGGCGCACACCTACGGCCCGGCCACGCTCGCCGCGCCCTCGGCCACCACGACCACCATCTACCTGCCGATCGTGACACGGTAG